A window of the [Chlorobium] sp. 445 genome harbors these coding sequences:
- a CDS encoding YggS family pyridoxal phosphate-dependent enzyme, whose amino-acid sequence MSVLENLRQIRQKIQRACKQSGRTPESVRLVAVSKTQSAAQILQAYEAGQRVFGENYVQELLDKQSHPLLCALDIEWHFIGHLQSNKVKHVVGKVAMIQTLDSLHLAEALSRRAAQSAQRVPILLEINISGEKSKHGFKPEDAYSAARKIFELPYLELRGLMTIGSADHEKARDEFKAMKVLFEELKRLSPCPETFSELSMGMSGDFEDAIAAGATMVRVGTAIFGERSSLV is encoded by the coding sequence ATGAGTGTTTTGGAAAACTTACGGCAAATTCGCCAGAAGATTCAGCGCGCTTGCAAGCAAAGCGGGCGCACGCCAGAGAGTGTGAGGCTCGTTGCAGTCTCAAAAACACAGTCTGCTGCACAAATTTTGCAAGCCTATGAGGCAGGACAGCGCGTGTTCGGCGAAAATTATGTCCAAGAGCTTTTGGACAAACAGTCGCACCCCTTGCTCTGCGCGCTCGATATTGAATGGCATTTTATCGGACACTTGCAATCCAACAAAGTCAAACACGTGGTTGGCAAGGTGGCGATGATTCAAACCCTTGACAGTCTTCACTTAGCAGAGGCACTCTCACGGCGAGCTGCCCAGTCAGCACAACGTGTGCCGATTTTGCTTGAAATCAACATCTCTGGTGAAAAGAGCAAGCACGGCTTCAAGCCAGAGGATGCATACAGCGCAGCCAGAAAAATTTTTGAGTTACCGTATCTTGAACTAAGAGGCTTGATGACGATTGGGTCAGCCGATCACGAGAAAGCAAGAGATGAATTCAAAGCCATGAAAGTACTCTTTGAAGAATTAAAACGCCTCTCGCCCTGCCCAGAGACATTTAGCGAACTTTCAATGGGGATGAGCGGCGACTTTGAAGATGCTATTGCAGCAGGCGCCACGATGGTGCGCGTGGGCACAGCTATCTTCGGAGAACGCAGTTCCCTTGTGTAA
- a CDS encoding adenylosuccinate synthase has protein sequence MTHAEQKTATVLVGSQFGDEGKGKLVDYLSAQYDIVVRYQGGANAGHTICFDNKTVVLHLIPSGIFHENCVCVIGNGVVIDPDALMKEIQTIQELGFSVQNRLFISHTAHLIMPYHKLLDALSEQTRGERIGTTMRGIGPSYVDKFSRIGIRLVDLLSPEILEEKLRMNLEQKNALLKKIYDKEEFNVEELVRHYTAFDRTIDSFVKNTQVYLNEQLAQGKRILLEGAQGSLLDVDHGTYPFVTSSNPTAGGACTGSGLSPTRIGKVIGVAKAYMTRVGNGAFPTELHDATGERMRELGHEFGATTGRPRRCGWLDLVLLRYSNLINGVSELALTKLDVLDTFEEIKVCTAYKVGNKVLKDFPTDHHTLSKVEPQYETLKGWQCSNRHAKTFSDLHPNTRAYIEFIEDMLQTKITFISVGPHREETVFH, from the coding sequence ATGACACATGCCGAGCAAAAAACAGCCACAGTACTAGTCGGGTCTCAATTCGGCGATGAAGGCAAAGGCAAACTCGTCGATTACCTGTCTGCGCAGTATGATATTGTGGTGCGCTATCAAGGCGGTGCAAACGCTGGACATACGATTTGCTTCGACAATAAAACCGTGGTCTTACATCTGATTCCGTCAGGCATTTTTCATGAAAACTGTGTCTGTGTTATCGGCAATGGTGTGGTCATCGATCCCGATGCCTTGATGAAAGAAATTCAGACCATACAAGAATTAGGTTTTAGCGTGCAGAACCGCCTTTTTATTAGCCACACCGCCCATTTGATTATGCCGTATCATAAACTGCTTGATGCGCTCTCTGAGCAGACACGTGGCGAGCGTATCGGCACCACCATGCGCGGCATTGGACCAAGCTATGTCGACAAATTTAGCCGCATTGGTATTCGCCTTGTTGATCTGCTCTCGCCTGAAATTTTGGAAGAAAAGCTGAGAATGAATCTCGAGCAAAAAAATGCCCTGCTCAAAAAAATCTACGACAAAGAGGAATTTAATGTGGAAGAACTTGTGCGCCACTACACAGCGTTCGACCGCACAATTGATAGCTTTGTGAAGAACACGCAAGTCTATCTCAATGAGCAACTTGCACAAGGCAAGCGCATCTTGCTTGAAGGTGCGCAAGGTAGCCTTTTAGATGTCGATCATGGCACCTATCCGTTTGTTACGTCTTCTAATCCGACAGCAGGTGGCGCCTGCACAGGGTCGGGGCTCTCCCCGACACGTATTGGCAAGGTTATTGGTGTTGCCAAAGCATACATGACGCGTGTGGGCAATGGGGCTTTTCCAACAGAGTTGCACGACGCCACAGGTGAGCGCATGCGTGAGCTTGGACACGAATTTGGCGCCACAACGGGCAGACCACGACGCTGTGGCTGGCTTGATTTAGTTTTGCTGCGCTACTCTAATCTCATCAATGGCGTCAGCGAACTGGCTCTCACCAAACTTGATGTGCTGGATACCTTTGAGGAAATCAAGGTTTGCACTGCATATAAAGTCGGCAATAAAGTCCTAAAAGATTTTCCTACTGATCATCATACGCTGAGCAAGGTCGAGCCTCAGTACGAAACCCTTAAAGGCTGGCAATGCTCAAACCGTCATGCCAAAACCTTCTCTGACCTGCATCCTAATACGCGAGCATACATCGAGTTTATTGAAGATATGCTGCAAACTAAAATCACGTTCATTTCCGTTGGTCCACACCGTGAAGAAACTGTTTTTCATTGA